One segment of Zhihengliuella halotolerans DNA contains the following:
- a CDS encoding toxin-antitoxin system HicB family antitoxin has protein sequence MDISRHVEELQDQLVESTGLAGGQAAEIARQLSRSLDASLRMVMLEVLSEAAGEITAELAPGSVDVRLRGREPEFIVTPPTPLEAEARVTGAAPASPADYAVDGRATRTTLRLPENLKTKAEAAAAREGMSVNTWLVRAVATALAEQATPTPMPPENSGTRFTGWVR, from the coding sequence GTGGATATTTCAAGACATGTAGAAGAACTTCAGGATCAGCTGGTCGAGAGCACCGGGCTGGCCGGCGGGCAGGCGGCGGAGATCGCCCGTCAGCTGAGCCGTTCACTCGATGCCTCACTGCGGATGGTCATGCTGGAGGTGCTCTCCGAGGCCGCCGGCGAGATCACCGCCGAACTCGCTCCGGGCTCCGTTGATGTCCGCCTGCGCGGCCGGGAGCCGGAGTTCATTGTGACACCACCGACACCACTCGAGGCGGAAGCGCGAGTCACGGGGGCCGCACCGGCTTCCCCGGCGGACTACGCGGTGGACGGCCGTGCAACGCGCACGACCCTCCGACTGCCCGAGAACCTCAAAACGAAAGCGGAGGCGGCTGCCGCCCGCGAAGGAATGTCCGTCAACACGTGGCTCGTCCGCGCGGTAGCGACCGCGCTCGCCGAACAGGCGACCCCCACCCCGATGCCGCCCGAAAACAGCGGCACGCGATTCACCGGCTGGGTCCGGTAA
- a CDS encoding ABC transporter permease, with the protein MITTTPARAAAARHGAARRALSDTGTLLNRGLKRLARYPSMLIMMVGLPVLFLLMFVYVFGGMLGAQLGGTGGTAAYLQYVVPGIVLMAVGSGGAGTAIYIAMDMRQGIAARLATMDVSRAAILTAHALVSVVQALLATIAVGVVAVLLGFRPTGGVTGVLGALAVVAGIAFAITWLCLALGIISDTVETASNLPMPLSFLPFLSSGFVPTDTMPGWLRVVAEYQPFTPFIETVRGLLMGTGTGDYGLQSLIWVLVVTGIGMVWSLSKYSASQSR; encoded by the coding sequence ATGATCACGACGACGCCGGCCCGCGCGGCCGCTGCCCGTCACGGCGCCGCGCGCCGGGCGCTTTCTGACACCGGTACCCTGCTGAACCGGGGCTTGAAGCGGCTCGCCCGCTACCCTTCCATGCTGATCATGATGGTCGGACTGCCCGTCCTCTTCCTGCTCATGTTCGTCTACGTGTTCGGCGGCATGCTCGGCGCGCAGCTGGGTGGTACGGGCGGGACCGCCGCCTATCTCCAGTACGTGGTGCCGGGGATCGTGCTCATGGCCGTCGGTTCGGGCGGAGCCGGCACGGCGATCTACATCGCGATGGACATGCGGCAGGGCATCGCCGCCCGGCTGGCCACGATGGACGTCTCCCGCGCGGCGATCCTCACCGCGCACGCGCTCGTCAGTGTGGTGCAGGCGCTCCTGGCCACCATCGCAGTCGGCGTGGTGGCGGTGCTCCTCGGGTTCCGGCCGACCGGCGGGGTGACCGGGGTGCTGGGCGCGCTCGCCGTCGTCGCGGGTATCGCGTTCGCCATCACGTGGCTGTGCCTGGCCCTCGGAATCATCTCCGACACCGTCGAGACCGCGAGCAACCTGCCCATGCCGCTGTCCTTCCTGCCGTTCCTCAGCAGCGGGTTCGTTCCGACGGACACCATGCCCGGATGGTTGCGCGTGGTGGCCGAGTACCAGCCGTTCACCCCCTTCATCGAGACCGTGCGCGGGCTGCTCATGGGCACGGGGACCGGCGACTACGGTCTCCAGAGCCTGATCTGGGTGCTGGTCGTGACGGGCATCGGCATGGTGTGGTCGCTTTCGAAGTACTCGGCGAGCCAGAGCCGGTAG
- a CDS encoding cation:proton antiporter: MSLDPVGLLYLAASVATLVAALLPSLLRKAPVSMPIVFVAAGVGAFALFRDLPDPDPLQHPELTVHLTELCVIVSLMGAGLAINRRFRWRTWATTWRLLSITMPLSIVAVAFLGWWGLGVGAAGAALLAAALAPTDPVLAGEVQVSEPLAKDEHGDDEARFAVTSEAGLNDGLAFPFTYAAIAISLVGLAPGGWLGEWLLVDVLWRLSVGVIVGLGAGWLLRRLFFSAASQRIGLTDRADGFIALGATFLAYGAAEVAEGYGFIAVFVCACTIRAGEQSHGAHSILHTFVEQIERLLTVVVLVLLGGAVARGILETLTLADYVFAAVVLLVVRPLAGWIGLTPGKTGARERAVISFFGVRGVGSLFYVAYALENGEFAGADHLWAIVSLVVLGSVLLHGVTATPTMAALDRVRRRRAARRGDEGSDADTPA; encoded by the coding sequence ATGTCACTCGACCCCGTCGGGCTGCTGTACCTCGCAGCCAGTGTCGCGACCCTCGTCGCCGCACTCCTGCCGAGCCTGCTCCGGAAGGCCCCGGTCTCGATGCCGATCGTCTTCGTCGCAGCCGGCGTCGGCGCGTTCGCGCTTTTCCGCGATCTGCCGGACCCTGATCCACTCCAACATCCAGAGTTGACCGTCCACCTCACCGAGCTGTGCGTCATCGTGTCGCTGATGGGCGCGGGACTCGCGATCAATCGTCGGTTCCGGTGGCGCACGTGGGCGACGACGTGGCGCCTGCTGTCCATCACGATGCCGCTCTCCATCGTCGCCGTGGCGTTCCTCGGATGGTGGGGACTCGGAGTCGGCGCCGCCGGGGCGGCGCTGCTGGCGGCGGCGCTCGCCCCTACCGACCCAGTCCTCGCCGGCGAGGTGCAGGTGAGCGAACCACTCGCGAAGGACGAGCACGGCGACGACGAGGCCCGCTTCGCCGTGACGTCGGAGGCGGGGCTCAACGACGGACTCGCCTTCCCGTTCACTTACGCTGCGATCGCCATCAGCCTGGTTGGACTCGCGCCGGGCGGATGGCTCGGCGAGTGGCTGCTGGTCGACGTGCTGTGGCGTCTCTCCGTCGGCGTGATCGTCGGTCTCGGCGCGGGCTGGCTGCTGCGTCGCCTGTTCTTCTCGGCCGCGTCGCAGCGGATCGGCCTGACCGATCGCGCCGACGGCTTCATCGCTTTGGGCGCCACCTTTCTCGCCTACGGGGCCGCCGAGGTCGCCGAGGGGTATGGCTTCATCGCCGTCTTCGTGTGCGCGTGCACGATCCGTGCCGGCGAGCAGTCCCACGGTGCCCACTCCATCCTCCACACCTTCGTCGAGCAGATCGAGCGACTGCTGACCGTCGTCGTCCTGGTACTCCTCGGCGGCGCGGTGGCCCGCGGGATCCTCGAGACGCTCACGCTAGCCGACTACGTGTTCGCCGCCGTGGTGCTCCTGGTGGTCCGGCCGCTGGCCGGATGGATCGGCCTCACACCCGGCAAGACCGGTGCCCGCGAGCGCGCCGTCATCTCGTTCTTCGGCGTGCGCGGCGTCGGATCCCTGTTCTATGTGGCCTATGCCCTGGAGAACGGCGAGTTCGCGGGCGCGGACCACCTGTGGGCGATCGTCTCGCTCGTCGTCCTCGGCTCGGTCCTGCTCCACGGGGTGACAGCCACACCGACAATGGCCGCACTCGACCGGGTGCGCCGCCGCCGCGCGGCCCGTCGGGGCGACGAGGGTAGCGACGCCGACACCCCGGCGTGA
- a CDS encoding DUF4097 family beta strand repeat-containing protein: MHYTYEAPGAVDAVVNLAMGELVVTADDVETITVDVTPTKADRPADVRAAENTEVDFAAGRLTVTQKRESLISTWVNKGWSIDVHVRVPKRSRIQAKSAYGNIRVVGMIGPSSLTASYGDITAGDVAELSAKTAYGDVVVDRVSGTTRLTGTTVRVGEVYGEATVKSTQGDLSTGLVMGRLEAISAQGRIDVRTLMGELDARSAHGKIRVDEAVSGTATLNVNYGDIQIGIREGSLTWLDLDSKQGAVRNELDALPDAPADDDGDRLKITARAGYGSVRVFRAAAA, from the coding sequence ATGCACTACACCTACGAGGCCCCCGGGGCCGTCGACGCCGTTGTCAATCTCGCGATGGGGGAGCTGGTCGTCACTGCGGACGACGTCGAAACCATCACCGTGGACGTCACGCCGACCAAGGCGGACCGCCCGGCCGACGTCCGGGCCGCCGAGAACACGGAGGTCGACTTCGCCGCCGGGCGCCTGACGGTCACCCAGAAGCGCGAGAGCCTCATCAGCACCTGGGTCAACAAGGGCTGGTCGATCGACGTGCACGTGCGGGTGCCGAAGCGGTCGCGGATCCAGGCCAAGTCCGCCTACGGGAACATCCGCGTCGTCGGGATGATCGGGCCCTCCTCGCTGACCGCCTCCTATGGGGACATCACGGCCGGCGACGTCGCCGAGCTGAGCGCGAAGACCGCCTACGGCGACGTGGTCGTCGATCGAGTCAGCGGTACCACCCGCTTGACGGGCACCACCGTCCGCGTCGGCGAGGTGTACGGGGAGGCGACAGTCAAGTCCACGCAGGGCGACCTCTCGACGGGCCTCGTCATGGGCCGGCTCGAGGCGATCAGCGCGCAGGGCCGGATCGACGTCCGCACCCTCATGGGCGAACTCGATGCCCGTTCCGCGCACGGCAAGATCCGTGTCGATGAGGCCGTGAGCGGGACCGCGACGTTGAACGTCAACTACGGCGACATCCAGATCGGCATCCGCGAAGGAAGCCTGACATGGCTAGACCTCGACTCCAAGCAGGGGGCCGTCCGCAACGAACTCGACGCCTTGCCCGACGCGCCGGCCGACGACGACGGCGACCGGCTCAAGATCACCGCGCGTGCCGGATACGGAAGCGTCCGCGTTTTCCGCGCGGCCGCCGCCTAG
- a CDS encoding ATP-binding cassette domain-containing protein: protein MATTTAVAADLAFEVRGLRKSYGKTAVLEGVDLRIPRGSVFALLGPNGAGKTTTVQILSTLISADGGSARVGGFSVADEPERVRGVIGVTGQFSAVDDLLSGAENLRLMARLRHIPRGDEAALIADLLREFDLAEAADRPASTYSGGMRRRLDLAMTLVGDPQIIFLDEPTTGLDPRSRNRMWDVVRELVARGVTILLTTQYLEEADQLADRIAVLDGGRIVAEGTPSELKRRVGDEQLRLRFDTASEASRARDALAAVVPGNLPAPDAEHTLHVPVAAGAGAIRNVLNTLAAAGLDPVEVSTAAPDLDDVFLALTGSAAVTTQEQS from the coding sequence ATGGCCACCACCACCGCCGTCGCCGCCGATCTCGCTTTCGAGGTCCGCGGATTGCGCAAGAGCTACGGGAAGACCGCGGTTCTCGAGGGTGTGGACCTGCGCATTCCCCGCGGATCCGTCTTCGCTCTGCTCGGCCCCAACGGGGCGGGCAAAACCACCACCGTTCAGATCCTCTCGACGCTCATCTCCGCCGACGGCGGCAGCGCCAGAGTGGGCGGCTTCTCGGTCGCCGACGAACCGGAACGGGTCCGCGGTGTCATCGGTGTCACGGGCCAGTTCTCGGCCGTCGACGACCTGCTCAGCGGCGCCGAGAACCTCCGGCTCATGGCCCGCCTCCGGCACATCCCGCGGGGCGACGAAGCGGCCCTGATCGCCGATCTCCTGCGCGAGTTCGACCTGGCAGAAGCAGCCGACCGGCCGGCGTCCACCTACTCGGGCGGCATGCGCCGGCGGCTCGACCTCGCGATGACGCTCGTCGGGGATCCGCAGATCATCTTTCTGGACGAGCCGACCACGGGCCTGGACCCGCGCAGCCGTAACAGGATGTGGGATGTGGTGCGCGAGCTCGTGGCGCGCGGGGTCACTATCCTGCTCACGACCCAGTACTTGGAAGAGGCCGACCAGCTGGCGGATCGGATCGCCGTCCTCGACGGCGGCCGGATCGTCGCGGAGGGAACGCCTTCCGAGCTCAAACGCCGGGTCGGCGACGAACAGCTGCGGCTGCGCTTCGACACCGCGTCCGAGGCGAGCCGCGCGCGCGATGCGCTCGCCGCCGTCGTTCCCGGGAATCTTCCCGCGCCGGACGCCGAACACACACTGCACGTGCCCGTCGCCGCGGGCGCCGGCGCGATCCGCAACGTCCTCAACACGCTGGCCGCAGCCGGCCTCGACCCCGTCGAAGTGTCGACGGCGGCCCCCGACCTCGACGACGTGTTCCTCGCCCTGACGGGCTCGGCCGCCGTCACGACCCAGGAGCAGTCATGA